The following coding sequences are from one Euwallacea fornicatus isolate EFF26 chromosome 8, ASM4011564v1, whole genome shotgun sequence window:
- the LOC136340550 gene encoding uncharacterized protein encodes MHQSFEKNMKIPFYTVIGPMLRKYKLTINHVCVHPLLTFAPIYVGVLGVLGVVLSAFDIYRIVKYGSVLPSYMWKGGPSKEKFTTSEAERNCKLVSLVLSVEYYLLLLLGFFTNSSIFYMPFLVLYPLIIFLDIIVFITSMFVDGFNLPKKALIMTMFMIYNWSSAACTFARSMSCCGL; translated from the exons ATGCACCAGTCCTTcgagaaaaatatgaaaataccCTTTTATACGGTAATAGGGCCGATGCTTCGCAAATACAAGCTGACCATTAATCATGTTTGTGTTCATCCCTTACTAACTTTCGCCCCAATTTACGTTGGAGTGTTAGGTGTTTTAGGAGtg GTATTGAGCGCTTTCGACATCTATAGGATAGTAAAATATGGTTCAGTTTTACCGAGCTACATGTGGAAGGGAGGCCCGAGtaaggaaaaatttacaacttcGGAGGCAGAGAGAAATTGCAAGCTTGTGTCCTTAGTTCTATCTGTGGAATATTACCTTCTTCTACTCCTAGGCTTTTTCACA AACAGCTCCATCTTTTACATGCCATTTCTAGTGCTATATCCCTTAATCATTTTTCTGGACATCATAGTGTTCATCACAAGTATGTTTGTGGATGGCTTCAATTTGCCAAAAAAGGCGTTGATAATGACTATGTTTATGATCTATAACTGGTCATCTGCAGCTTGTACTTTTGCCAGGTCGATGTCGTGTTGTGGTTTGTAA